The following coding sequences lie in one Haematobia irritans isolate KBUSLIRL chromosome 3, ASM5000362v1, whole genome shotgun sequence genomic window:
- the LOC142230064 gene encoding E3 SUMO-protein ligase ZBED1-like, with amino-acid sequence MIAKDLQPLSIVENEGFKKFASAMNPSYIIPSRYILTKKLLNSEYEIRVNTLKDVLSQVQSICITTDGWTSVANESYISLTAHFITPNWKMESGFLNCFQTVKSHTADNLKSDILDALIKWGIESKVCCAVSDNAANITAAIKSAGWYNLPCFAHTLHLIVNDGLSEPNINRILCIAKEMVVYFHRSTKASNKLKEMQGQMGKPVMKLINSTPTRWNSVLNMIERLVNNQEVLEATIAILHNPVKMFSADEWNILKELCIILKPFNEITVEMSAENYTTISKIIVLVRGLQSFITKMKTKKNSAEISALLETFLKGISKRFHRVEYNEIMAIPTYLDPRFKSKGFSDANAVKCVKDKISSMYIVQNGSEHSDIPSTKKNQENNNSIWEEFDQTTKVATRTSSCIIELNNYSHEKILDRKNDPIEWWQKHESLYPGLASIAKKYLPIVATSVPSERVFSIAGQVISNRRNLLNSENVEKILFLHFNKN; translated from the coding sequence ATGATTGCTAAAGATTTGCAACCCCTCTCAATTGTTGAAAATGagggatttaaaaaatttgcaagtGCCATGAATCCGTCGTACATTATTCCATCCAGATATATCCTCACCAAAAAGCTGTTAAACAGCGAATATGAAATTCGCGTCAATACATTAAAAGATGTGCTTTCACAAGTCCAAAGTATTTGCATAACGACAGACGGTTGGACTTCGGTAGCAAACGAGTCGTACATATCTTTAACAGCACACTTTATAACACCAAACTGGAAGATGGAatctggatttttaaactgtttTCAAACTGTGAAAAGTCACACTGCCGACAACTTGAAAAGTGATATTCTTGATGCACTAATAAAGTGGGGTATAGAAAGCAAAGTTTGTTGTGCTGTTTCAGATAATGCTGCAAATATTACAGCCGCTATAAAATCAGCTGGATGGTACAATCTGCCGTGTTTTGCCCATACACTACATTTAATTGTGAATGACGGTCTAAGTGAACCCAATATTAACCGCATCTTATGCATAGCAAAGGAAATGGTGGtatattttcatagaagtaCTAAGGCCAGCAACAAACTTAAAGAAATGCAGGGTCAAATGGGTAAACCCGTAATGAAGCTTATTAATTCTACGCCAACTAGATGGAATTCTGTATTGAATATGATAGAGAGGTTAGTGAATAATCAAGAAGTCTTAGAAGCTACTATTGCCATATTACATAATccagtaaaaatgttttcggcTGACGAATGGAATATATTGAAGGAACTTTGCATCATTTTAAAACCTTTTAATGAAATCACAGTTGAAATGAGTGCTGAAAATTATACAACTATTTCCAAAATAATCGTTTTGGTACGAGGTTTGCAGTCATTTATCACCAaaatgaaaaccaaaaaaaattcggcGGAAATATCAGCATTGttagaaacttttctaaaagGTATAAGCAAACGTTTTCATCGTGTCGAATACAATGAAATAATGGCTATTCCAACATATCTAGATCCTCGCTTCAAGTCCAAAGGATTTTCAGACGCTAACGCTGTTAAATGTGTGaaagacaaaatttcgtcaatgtaCATCGTCCAAAATGGAAGTGAACATTCTGACATTCCGTCAACCAAGAAAAATCAAGAAAATAACAATTCGATTTGGGAAGAGTTCGACCAAACCACAAAAGTTGCAACAAGGACCTCTTCGTGCATAATTGAGCTCAACAACTATAGCCATGAAAAAATATTAGATCGGAAGAATGACCCTATTGAATGGTGGCAAAAACATGAATCTCTTTATCCTGGATTAGCTTCAATTGCCAAAAAATATCTTCCAATTGTAGCTACATCTGTACCAAGCGAACGTGTTTTTTCTATAGCTGGGCAAGTAATCAGTAATAGAAGAAATTTACTAAActcagaaaatgttgaaaaaatactttttcttcatttcaacaaaaattaa